In a single window of the Zea mays cultivar B73 chromosome 5, Zm-B73-REFERENCE-NAM-5.0, whole genome shotgun sequence genome:
- the LOC100283346 gene encoding cell Division Protein AAA ATPase family: MEMVLDWRSLGSLLATVVVFRTALRNFLPPEAEMLLRRFLAWVAAAFRPPSDTILIDEADGPTGSANDLYESAQLYLSARCLATAPAVRLHKPRQSPRPVASLPDSHTTDDTFRGVRVKWTSTTRTVDRSGSGGGGNPYNIFGRGGDQRGLELQFPRQHRDLVHHHYIPHLIDEATRMRLKSRERRLYTNRATGPCDDHHRLWTSHAFAHPSTFDTLALDPALRDEVRADLLRFAARRDHYARVGRAWKRGYLLHGPPGTGKTSLVAAIANLLDFDVYDLELTTVPTNSHLRRLLVSTTPKSVVVVEDIDCSLDLSDRNKKTKKGAGVGVGIGTAGDEDAAAQLAVMSVSPVAAAVMGRESVSLSGVLNFVDGLWSSCVGERLMVFTTNHPERLDPALLRPGRMDRKIELGYCTPPALRVLAKNYLGVGDEGCDDADADPDTVNALMAEAEGLLAAAEVQITPADIAEVFMGCDGAGAAAALRKLVGELRRRRDAAALATAVAPPE, translated from the coding sequence ATGGAGATGGTCCTGGACTGGCGCTCGCTGGGCTCCCTGCTGGCGACCGTCGTGGTGTTCCGCACCGCGCTGCGTAACTTCCTGCCGCCGGAGGCCGAGATGCTCCTGCGCCGCTTCCTCGCGTGGGTCGCCGCCGCGTTCCGCCCGCCCAGCGACACCATCCTCATCGACGAGGCGGACGGGCCCACGGGGAGCGCCAACGACCTCTACGAGTCGGCGCAGCTCTACCTCAGCGCGCGCTGCCTCGCCACCGCGCCCGCCGTGCGCCTGCAcaagccgcgccagtcgccgcgcCCCGTGGCGTCGCTCCCGGACTCGCACACCACCGACGACACCTTCCGCGGGGTCCGCGTCAAGTGGACCTCCACCACGCGCACCGTCGACcgcagcggcagcggcggcggcggtaacCCGTACAACATATTCGGCCGCGGCGGCGAccagcgcggcctcgagctccagTTCCCGCGCCAGCACCGGGACCTCGTCCACCACCACTACATCCCGCACCTCATCGACGAGGCCACCCGGATGCGGCTCAAGTCGCGGGAGCGCCGCCTCTACACCAACCGCGCCACGGGGCCCTGCGACGACCACCACCGCCTCTGGACGTCGCACGCCTTCGCGCACCCGTCCACGTTCGACACGCTGGCGCTCGACCCGGCGCTGCGCGACGAGGTCCGCGCCGACCTGCTGCGCTTCGCCGCGCGCCGGGACCACTACGCGCGCGTCGGCCGCGCCTGGAAGCGGGGGTACCTGCTCCACGGCCCGCCCGGCACGGGCAAGACCAGCCTCGTCGCTGCCATCGCCAACCTGCTCGACTTCGACGTCTACGACCTGGAGCTCACCACGGTGCCCACCAACTCCCACCTCCGCCGCCTGCTCGTCTCCACCACGCCCaagtccgtcgtcgtcgtcgaggACATCGACTGCTCCCTCGACCTCTCCGACCGCAACAAGAAGACAAAGAAGGGTGCTGGCGTCGGCGTCGGCATCGGCACCGCCGGCGACGAAGACGCCGCAGCACAGCTCGCCGTCATGTCGGTGTCGCCGGTCGCGGCGGCCGTGATGGGGCGCGAGTCCGTCAGCCTCTCCGGGGTGCTCAACTTCGTCGACGGGCTCTGGTCGTCCTGCGTCGGCGAGCGCCTGATGGTGTTCACGACCAACCACCCGGAGCGGCTCGACCCGGCGCTGCTCCGCCCGGGCCGCATGGACCGCAAGATCGAGCTCGGCTACTGCACGCCGCCCGCGCTGCGTGTGCTCGCCAAGAACTACCTCGGCGTCGGCGACGAGGGCTGCGACGACGCCGACGCGGACCCCGACACGGTCAACGCCCTCATGGCGGAGGCCGAGGGCCTGCTCGCCGCCGCCGAGGTGCAAATCACACCCGCCGACATCGCCGAGGTGTTCATGGGCTGCGACggcgcgggcgccgccgccgcgctgaGGAAGCTCGTGGGCGAGCTGCGGCGGAGGCGGGATGCTGCTGCCCTTGCCACGGCCGTAGCACCGCCGGAATAA